A single Populus alba chromosome 7, ASM523922v2, whole genome shotgun sequence DNA region contains:
- the LOC118059560 gene encoding uncharacterized protein, with protein MTSQRRATADDVFAEFFGSNSPNQNRRGTGFSSNINGDDNDIFRSFGQSFGVSAPGKDPAIKHTLPCSLEELYQGATKRVKITRQVADRRGLITRKIEEILTIDTKPGWKKGTKITFEEKGNERPNVTPADVVFIVDEKPHSEFTREGNDLIVTRRISVTEAFTGYTVHLITLDGRNLTLPINDVIHPNYQKVVPNEGMPILGDPTKRGILKIKFDIRFPARVNAEQKAGIRRLFGP; from the exons ATGACTAGTCAGAGGAGGGCAACAGCTGATGATGTCTTTGCTGAATTTTTCGGGTCCAATAGCCCAAATCAAAACAGGAGAGGAACAGGGTTCTCCAGTAACATAAATGGCGATGATAATGATATCTTTAGATCCTTTGGACAAAGCTTCGGGGTTAGTGCTCCTGGAAAAGATCCTGCAATTAAGCACACCCTGCCTTGTAGTCTTGAAGAGCTTTATCAAGGGGCTACCAAGAGGGTAAAAATAACTAGACAAGTAGCTGATCGAAGGGG CTTGATCACCAGGAAAATAGAGGAGATTCTAACCATTGACACAAAGCCTGGTTGGAAAAAAGGCACGAAGATCACTTTCGAAGAGAAAGGGAACGAAAGACCAAATGTAACACCTGCTGATGTTGTCTTCATTGTTGATGAAAAACCCCACTCTGAGTTTACTCGTGAAGGAAACGACTTGATCGTCACTCGAAGGATTTCTGTAACTGAAGCCTTTACAGGCTACACTGTCCATCTTATTACCTTGGATGGCAGGAATTTAACCCTTCCGATCAATGATGTGATCCATCCCAACTATCAGAAGGTTGTCCCGAATGAAGGGATGCCGATCCTCGGCGACCCAACAAAGAGAGGGATTctgaaaatcaagtttgatatcAGGTTCCCAGCAAGGGTTAATGCAGAGCAGAAGGCAGGAATCAGGAGACTCTTTGGTCCTTGA
- the LOC118059561 gene encoding uncharacterized protein, with the protein MFSTNNSPDQNRRGRMFSTDSIPNQNWSGTIFSNNVYGDDDDIVRAFAQRFGVSAKDPAIKHTLPCSLEELYQGATKRVKITRQVADRSGLTREIEEILTIDTKPGWKKGTKITFEEKGNERPNVTPADVVFIVDEKPHSEFTRDGNDLIVTRRISVAEAFTGYTVHLTTLDGRNLTFPINDVIHPNYQKVVPNEGMPIPGDPTKRGILKIKFDIRFPARVNAEQKAGIRRLFDP; encoded by the exons ATGTTCTCCACTAACAATAGCCCAGATCAAAACCGGAGAGGAAGGATGTTCTCCACTGATAGTATCCCAAATCAAAACTGGAGTGGAACAATCTTCTCCAATAACGTatatggtgatgatgatgatatcgtTAGAGCTTTTGCACAACGTTTCGGGGTTAGTGCTAAAGATCCTGCAATTAAGCACACCCTGCCTTGTAGTCTTGAAGAGCTTTATCAAGGGGCTACCAAGAGGGTAAAAATAACTAGACAAGTAGCTGATCGAAGTGG CTTGACCAGGGAAATAGAGGAGATTCTAACCATTGACACAAAGCCTGGTTGGAAGAAGGGCACGAAGATCACTTTCGAAGAGAAAGGGAACGAAAGACCAAATGTAACACCTGCTGATGTTGTCTTCATTGTTGATGAAAAACCCCACTCTGAGTTCACTCGTGATGGAAACGACTTGATCGTCACTCGAAGAATTTCTGTAGCTGAAGCCTTTACAGGCTACACTGTCCATCTTACAACCTTGGATGGCAGGAATTTAACCTTTCCGATCAACGATGTGATCCATCCCAACTATCAGAAGGTTGTCCCGAATGAAGGGATGCCGATCCCCGGCGACCCAACAAAGAGAgggattttgaaaatcaagtttgaCATCAGGTTCCCAGCAAGGGTTAATGCAGAGCAGAAGGCAGGAATCAGGAGACTCTTTGATCCTTGA